The Radiobacillus deserti genomic interval CCATCATAAGTGGAAAAGGTGGCGTTGGAAAGTCAAATTTTGCTCTAAATTTCTCTCTTGCTCTATCACAAAAAGAGAAGAAAGTTTTAATATTTGATCTAGATATAGGGATGGGAAATATTGATATTCTGTTAGGGGTTTCCGCCAAATATTCAATTGTGAATCTGTTCGATGAACACCTTTCTATCCATGACATCATAGAGCAGGGTCCACACAACCTATCCTATATTGCAGCTGGTTCTGGCCTATCTGATATTTTTTCTATGGACGAAGAGAAATTTCAATATTTCTTAGAGGAACTTAAGCAACTGATTAATGGTTATGACTTCATTATTTTTGATATGGGGGCAGGGGTAACAGAAGGTAGCATGTATTTTATGCTCGCTGCTGATGAATGTTTTGTCGTTACTACACCTGAACCGACCTCCTTAACCGATGCGTATGCTATTATTAAACATATCACACAGAAAAACCGTGATGTGAACCTTCGATTACTTGTCAATCGGGCACTTAATCATAAAAATGGGTTAAATACAATGAATCGAATGCAGCATGTCATTAAACGATTTTTAAATGTACAAATAAACCCATTAGGTATTTTACCAGACGATAGGACGGTTAGTGAGGCTGTAATTAGTCAAGTTCCTTTTCTTTTATTTGATCAAAAGTCTTCCGTTGCAAGAGCAATAACCCAAATCGCCGATCAATACACTGGACAAGACATCAATATTGAGAAAAAGGTACCATCTTTCTTCTTATCAAAACTTAGAAAACTCATCAAAGAGAGGTAGACGCTGATGGAGACTATAAAAGTATTGGTGGTGGATGATTCTGCATTTATGAGGAAAATGATTTCCAATATTCTAAATGCAGATTCCCGGATTAATGTGGTAGGGATTGCACCGAATGGGCAAGAGGCATTGGCGAAAATTCATCTATTAAAACCAGATGTCATAACGCTAGATGTTGAAATGCCTATTATGGACGGAATTTCTACCTTAAAGAAAATAATGACAGACTTTCCAATTCCAGTTGTGATGCTGTCCAGCCTAACATCTAAAGGTGCGGATAAAACGTTGCAAGCTATTTCTTTAGGGGCAGTTGATTTTATCCAAAAACCATCTGGATCTATTTCATTGGATATACAAAAAATAGAACAAGAAATTCAGTCTAAGGTGTTTGCGGCAGCAAGTGCGAATGTGAATCCC includes:
- a CDS encoding MinD/ParA family protein, yielding MSDQAAELRKRIDSLRSIKQAKTIAIISGKGGVGKSNFALNFSLALSQKEKKVLIFDLDIGMGNIDILLGVSAKYSIVNLFDEHLSIHDIIEQGPHNLSYIAAGSGLSDIFSMDEEKFQYFLEELKQLINGYDFIIFDMGAGVTEGSMYFMLAADECFVVTTPEPTSLTDAYAIIKHITQKNRDVNLRLLVNRALNHKNGLNTMNRMQHVIKRFLNVQINPLGILPDDRTVSEAVISQVPFLLFDQKSSVARAITQIADQYTGQDINIEKKVPSFFLSKLRKLIKER